Proteins from a genomic interval of Nostoc sp. TCL240-02:
- a CDS encoding DUF4079 domain-containing protein has protein sequence MQITDFLGLLHPAIAIIFVFPLIGTVVNFAWQTRQRRLQILAGSKSKIPPVVGGEHKQLGERLTGAVVGLTLIGLSYPIGKNIINNQLWNKTPFQVVFILLILAATIASLVFLYRAKQRVWRAIFATLTGAGLVILGCQDGVFRRTNEWYWSHYYIGITAALLMIFSLAIVQDIYQDKSNRWRIVHTILNCIALLLFIGQGMTGTRDLLEIPLSWQEPYIYQCDFANKTCPTPNSQQPK, from the coding sequence ATGCAAATAACAGATTTTCTTGGTCTTTTACATCCAGCGATCGCAATCATATTCGTGTTTCCACTCATTGGGACAGTAGTTAATTTTGCTTGGCAAACACGCCAACGCAGATTGCAAATTTTAGCCGGGAGTAAGAGTAAAATTCCCCCAGTGGTTGGTGGAGAACATAAGCAGTTGGGTGAAAGACTAACAGGTGCGGTTGTCGGATTAACTTTAATTGGATTAAGCTATCCTATTGGCAAAAATATTATTAACAATCAATTATGGAATAAAACACCTTTTCAAGTTGTTTTTATCTTATTAATATTAGCTGCTACCATCGCATCTTTAGTATTTCTGTATCGGGCAAAGCAGCGAGTATGGCGGGCAATTTTTGCGACTTTAACTGGTGCAGGTTTAGTAATACTAGGCTGTCAAGATGGAGTATTTCGCCGTACTAATGAGTGGTATTGGTCGCATTATTATATTGGTATAACCGCAGCACTGCTGATGATTTTTTCATTAGCGATTGTTCAAGATATTTATCAAGATAAATCTAATCGCTGGCGGATCGTCCATACGATTTTAAACTGTATTGCTTTGTTGCTATTTATTGGACAAGGTATGACAGGAACGCGAGATTTATTAGAAATTCCCTTGAGTTGGCAAGAACCATATATTTATCAGTGTGATTTTGCTAATAAAACTTGTCCAACACCAAATTCTCAACAACCAAAGTGA